In Prunus dulcis chromosome 2, ALMONDv2, whole genome shotgun sequence, a single genomic region encodes these proteins:
- the LOC117617154 gene encoding glycine-rich protein A3-like, whose product MDGGRDNKDESNDKGLFSQLAGYAAGHYPQHGSYPPQGYGYPPQAHGPPGYPPPGGYPPPGGYPPAGGYPPSGYPPPGGYPPSAYPAPGGYPPAGYPPAGYPGSSSHHSGHGPNMGGMLAGGAAAAAVAYGAHHLVHGGQHGYGYGGHHGYGYGGHHGYGHGKFKHGKFKHGKFGKRFGFGGKFKKWK is encoded by the exons ATGGACGGTGGAAGAGACAACAAAGATGAGTCTAATGACAAAGGGCTATTTTCACAACTTGCTGGATATGCTGCTGGACACTACCCACAGCATGGATCATACCCTCCACAAGGATATGGATATCCTCCACAAGCACATGGACCACCTGGGTACCCTCCCCCTGGTGGGTATCCTCCTCCAGGTGGGTACCCTCCTGCAGGCGGGTATCCTCCATCTGGATATCCTCCCCCTGGGGGATATCCACCATCTGCCTATCCTGCCCCTGGTGGATATCCACCAGCCGGGTATCCACCAGCCGGATATCCAGGTTCATCATCTCACCATTCAG GGCATGGACCTAATATGGGAGGGATGCTAGCTGGGGGTGCTGCAGCTGCAGCTGTTGCTTATGGGGCTCACCATCTTGTGCACGGGGGTCAGCACGGCTATGGTTATGGGGGTCACCACGGCTACGGTTATGGGGGTCACCACGGCTACGGTCATGGGAAGTTCAAACATGGCAAATTCAAGCATGGGAAATTTGGCAAGCGCTTTGGCTTTGGGGGCAAGTTCAAGAAATGGAAGTGA
- the LOC117618932 gene encoding glycine-rich protein A3-like produces MGGGTNNNDESSDRGLFSNLAGFAAGHFPRPGSHNGYPPQGYPPQGGYPPQGGYPPHGGYPPQGGYPPQGGYPPQGGYPPHGGHSPSGGYPPSGYPTPPAGYPPTAHPAAGGYPPASYPGQSAPHHSGRGSGMGMGTMLAGGAAAAAAGYGVHHLVHGRGGGGGGGGGYGYGGYPGGFGHGKFKHGKHGKFKHGKHGKFKKWK; encoded by the exons ATGGGAGGGGGAACAAACAACAATGATGAGTCTAGTGACAGAGGGCTATTTTCAAATCTTGCTGGCTTTGCTGCTGGACACTTTCCCCGGCCTGGATCACACAATGGATATCCCCCACAAGGTTACCCTCCTCAAGGCGGGTACCCTCCCCAAGGCGGGTATCCTCCCCACGGCGGGTACCCTCCTCAAGGCGGGTACCCTCCCCAAGGCGGGTACCCTCCCCAAGGGGGATACCCTCCCCATGGTGGACACTCTCCTTCGGGTGGGTACCCTCCATCTGGGTATCCTACTCCCCCTGCAGGATATCCACCAACCGCCCATCCTGCGGCTGGTGGATATCCGCCAGCCAGTTATCCAGGTCAATCAGCTCCACATCATTCAG gGCGTGGATCTGGCATGGGAATGGGAACGATGCTAGCTGGGGGTGCTGCCGCCGCGGCTGCTGGTTACGGGGTTCACCATCTTGTTCATGGgcgtggtggtggtggtggtggcggcggcGGCTATGGTTATGGGGGTTACCCTGGTGGCTTTGGTCATGGGAAGTTCAAGCATGGCAAACATGGCAAGTTTAAGCATGGAAAGCATGGCAAGTTCAAGAAATGGAAGTAA